The following are encoded in a window of Impatiens glandulifera chromosome 5, dImpGla2.1, whole genome shotgun sequence genomic DNA:
- the LOC124940434 gene encoding leucine carboxyl methyltransferase 1 homolog, with translation MSRSIADSRSNRAAVQATNDDASASKLSCVKKGYMKDEYVHLFVKRPVRRSPIINRGYFARWAALRGLLYQFLDFDNSMGGKGPIKKQILSLGAGFDTTFFQLQDEGKMPYLYVEVDFKEVTSKKAALIESCIQLRDKIGESATICQEKGEVIGDHYKLLPVDLRDIQKLDQVIDMAQMDRSLPTFIIAECVLIYLEPDASTALADWASKKFSTAIFFLYEQIHPDDAFGQQMMRNLESRGCALLGIYATPTLHAKEKMFLDQGWQRAVAWDMLKVYSTFIDAKEKRRIERLELFDEFEEWHMMQEHYCVAYAINDAMGLFQDFGFPLDHPAQLSGSTTAAESHEKIAS, from the exons GTCTTGTGTAAAAAAGGGATACATGAAAGATGAATATGTCCATTTGTTTGTGAAAAGACCTGTGAGGAGATCTCCTATAATTAACCGTG GTTACTTTGCTCGTTGGGCTGCTTTACGTGGACTTCTTTATCAATTTCTTGATTTTGATAACAGTATGGGTGGAAAAGGCCCCATTAAGAAGCAAATATTATCATTAGGAGCTGGCTTTGATACAACCTTTTTTCAGCTGCAG GATGAAGGGAAAATGCCATATTTGTATGTGGAAGTTGATTTTAAAGAG GTTACCAGCAAGAAGGCAGCGCTTATTGAATCTTGCATTCAGTTGAGGGACAAAATTGGTGAAAGTGCAACCATTTGTCAAG AGAAAGGAGAAGTAATTGGAGATCATTACAAATTACTCCCTGTAGATTTACGTGATATTCAGAAATTAGATCAAGTTATCGATATGGCTCAAATGGATCGCTC CTTGCCAACATTTATAATTGCAGAGTGCGTTTTGATATACTTGGAACCAGATGCAAGCACTGCTCTAGCGGATTGGGCTTCTAAAAAATTTTCCACTGCCATATTTTTCTTGTATGAACAG ATCCATCCAGATGATGCATTTGGACAGCAAATGATGAGAAATTTGGag AGCCGAGGCTGTGCACTCCTTGGTATTTATGCTACACCAACTTTACATGCAAAGGAGAAAATGTTTTTGGATCAAGGATGGCAG AGGGCTGTTGCTTGGGACATGTTGAAAGTTTACAGTACCTTTATTGATGCGAAGGAGAAAAGGAG GATTGAAAGGCTGGAATTATTTGACGAATTTGAAGAGTGGCACATGATGCAG GAGCATTACTGCGTGGCTTATGCAATTAATGATGCCATG GGTTTATTTCAAGATTTTGGTTTCCCTCTAGATCATCCCGCCCAATTGTCTGGCTCAACAACCGCCGCAGAATCCCATGAGAAAATCGCTTCATAG